The proteins below are encoded in one region of Maribacter aestuarii:
- a CDS encoding peptidase M61: MKNSFLYLFIFSMLYGCGVKKSLLTVDNVPIEVSLDLINVIDDRVNVSIDPGAFQTEVVTFKIPKTVPGTYSTDDYGQYIEDLVAFDYNGNTMKVNQPDKNTWVVANGKNLDRLIYKVNDTYDTEREVTDAVFSPAGTNILSGKNFMLNLHGFIGYFEGFKEVPYRLEVSKPENLESTTSLILVEPKELDPATDSFYASRYFEVIDNPILYAEHNKEKFQINDITVTLSVYSPNGVYKASDLKERMEEMMAAQKAFLGDIDGTKEYSILLYLSTMEDTDANGFGALEHHTSTVVVLPEAMPKERLEQAMVDVVSHEFFHIVTPLTVHSKEIQFFDFNDPKMSQHLWMYEGTTEYFANLFQINQGLISEEEFYERIMRKINNSKAYDDSMSFTVMSSNIQNEPYESNYANVYEKGALINMCLDILLRTESNGQKGVLWLMKELSKNYGKDVPFEDVKLIEEIVALTYPEVRNFFDAHVVGELPIDYSEYLAKVGLATVREDKQTGYFLDGEIPFIDVDLENGNSIYIREGIELSSFYDGLGIQGGDVIKSINGTSVDLESIRQIISQSFGWNAETVIKMEIIRDGETIVVEGPVGTPTMEVEKIIPVKGVSEDFSDLRNAWLRG; this comes from the coding sequence ATGAAAAACTCATTTCTCTATCTTTTTATTTTTAGCATGCTTTATGGCTGTGGGGTTAAAAAGTCTTTATTAACCGTTGATAATGTACCAATTGAAGTGTCTTTGGACTTAATCAACGTCATAGATGACAGAGTAAATGTTTCCATTGATCCAGGAGCTTTCCAAACAGAGGTGGTAACTTTTAAGATTCCCAAGACTGTCCCTGGAACATATAGTACGGATGATTATGGCCAATATATAGAAGACCTAGTTGCCTTTGATTATAATGGAAATACAATGAAAGTTAACCAACCGGACAAGAATACCTGGGTAGTTGCCAATGGAAAAAATCTTGACAGGCTAATCTATAAGGTCAACGATACTTATGATACAGAACGTGAGGTTACAGATGCAGTTTTTTCTCCAGCTGGGACCAATATTCTGTCAGGTAAGAACTTTATGCTCAACCTTCATGGTTTCATAGGCTATTTTGAAGGGTTTAAGGAAGTTCCTTACCGATTGGAGGTATCCAAACCTGAAAATTTGGAATCCACTACTTCCTTAATACTTGTTGAACCCAAAGAACTAGATCCTGCCACGGATAGTTTTTACGCGTCAAGGTATTTTGAAGTTATTGATAACCCTATTCTTTATGCTGAACATAACAAAGAGAAATTTCAAATCAATGATATTACGGTTACATTAAGTGTTTATTCCCCAAATGGCGTTTATAAGGCTTCGGACTTAAAGGAGCGAATGGAAGAAATGATGGCGGCTCAAAAAGCATTCTTAGGGGATATTGATGGCACTAAAGAGTATAGTATTCTTCTTTATCTGTCCACTATGGAAGATACAGACGCAAATGGTTTTGGAGCGTTGGAGCACCATACCTCTACTGTTGTAGTATTGCCTGAGGCCATGCCAAAGGAACGTTTGGAACAGGCTATGGTAGATGTGGTTTCCCATGAGTTCTTCCATATTGTGACTCCGTTGACGGTACACTCTAAAGAAATACAGTTCTTTGATTTCAACGACCCAAAAATGTCCCAACACTTATGGATGTATGAAGGGACCACCGAATATTTTGCAAATCTTTTTCAAATCAATCAAGGACTTATAAGCGAAGAAGAGTTTTATGAGCGGATAATGAGAAAGATAAATAATTCAAAGGCTTACGATGATTCGATGTCTTTCACGGTTATGAGTAGTAATATTCAAAATGAGCCATACGAGTCTAATTATGCCAATGTTTATGAAAAAGGTGCATTAATAAACATGTGCCTTGATATTTTGTTGAGAACGGAAAGCAATGGTCAAAAAGGAGTATTGTGGCTAATGAAGGAATTGTCTAAAAATTATGGTAAGGATGTTCCTTTTGAAGATGTCAAGTTAATTGAGGAAATTGTGGCATTGACGTATCCGGAAGTCCGCAATTTCTTCGATGCACATGTCGTAGGCGAATTGCCGATAGATTATAGCGAATATTTGGCAAAAGTAGGATTGGCAACGGTAAGGGAGGATAAGCAGACTGGATATTTTTTAGATGGCGAAATCCCTTTTATAGACGTTGACCTAGAAAATGGGAATAGCATCTACATTAGAGAAGGAATTGAATTGAGTTCTTTTTATGATGGATTGGGCATTCAAGGTGGGGACGTGATTAAAAGTATTAATGGTACCTCTGTTGATTTGGAATCCATAAGGCAAATCATCAGCCAAAGTTTTGGTTGGAATGCGGAGACGGTAATTAAAATGGAAATAATAAGGGATGGAGAAACCATAGTAGTGGAGGGCCCGGTGGGAACACCAACTATGGAGGTTGAAAAAATTATTCCTGTAAAAGGGGTTTCCGAAGATTTTTCTGATTTGAGGAATGCTTGGTTACGGGGATAG